In one window of Microbacterium natoriense DNA:
- a CDS encoding mandelate racemase/muconate lactonizing enzyme family protein, which translates to MTSTPSAGDPIVAARAWISDIAVETVRTDAIQAFLKQETIFVEITTATGVQGLGYSYTIGMGGTSVLALLESTILPLLLGQDAHRPEAVWRSCFAAIRSTTGGVIAALALAAVDTAVWDARSRSTGVPLWKLAGGADRSIPVYDTEGGWLHLSEEELVAQALATKARGLSGVKIKVGRPDPHEDLDRLRAVREAVGPAFDIMVDANQSFTVAQAVRRARLFEEVDLYWFEEPLHADDVSGHAALSQRSTIPVAVGESLYSIGRFRDYLERGAASIVQVDVARIGGITPWLKVAHLAEAFGVDVAPHFLMELHLPLVAAIPNGLYLEHIPQLRTLTSEQVRIVDGRAETSDAPGLGIVWDRDAIRRARVS; encoded by the coding sequence ATGACGAGCACTCCCTCCGCAGGCGATCCGATCGTAGCGGCGCGAGCCTGGATCAGCGACATCGCCGTCGAGACGGTCCGCACGGACGCGATCCAGGCTTTCCTGAAGCAGGAGACGATCTTCGTCGAGATCACGACCGCCACAGGCGTGCAGGGTCTCGGCTACAGCTACACGATCGGGATGGGCGGGACATCCGTGCTCGCCCTCCTCGAGAGCACGATCCTGCCCCTGCTGCTCGGGCAGGATGCGCACCGCCCCGAGGCCGTCTGGCGATCCTGTTTCGCCGCGATCCGCTCGACGACCGGAGGCGTCATCGCCGCCCTCGCCCTGGCCGCGGTCGACACCGCGGTGTGGGATGCGCGATCGCGGAGCACGGGTGTTCCGCTCTGGAAGCTCGCGGGCGGCGCGGACCGGTCGATCCCTGTATACGACACCGAGGGCGGGTGGCTGCACCTGAGCGAAGAGGAACTGGTGGCCCAAGCCCTCGCGACCAAGGCGAGAGGGCTGTCCGGTGTCAAGATCAAGGTCGGACGACCAGACCCGCATGAAGACCTCGACCGGTTGCGCGCGGTCCGTGAGGCCGTCGGCCCCGCCTTCGACATAATGGTCGATGCGAACCAGTCCTTCACGGTCGCCCAGGCCGTCCGGAGAGCGCGTCTCTTCGAAGAGGTCGACCTGTACTGGTTCGAGGAGCCTCTGCACGCCGACGACGTGAGCGGTCACGCGGCTCTCTCACAACGCTCGACGATTCCGGTCGCGGTCGGCGAGAGCCTGTACTCGATCGGGCGGTTCCGCGACTACCTCGAACGGGGCGCCGCGTCGATCGTGCAGGTCGATGTCGCGAGGATCGGCGGCATCACGCCCTGGCTCAAGGTGGCGCACCTCGCCGAAGCATTCGGCGTCGACGTCGCCCCGCACTTCCTCATGGAACTCCACCTTCCGCTGGTCGCGGCAATACCGAACGGCCTCTACCTCGAGCACATCCCGCAACTGCGGACGCTCACCAGCGAACAGGTGCGGATCGTCGACGGACGTGCGGAGACGTCGGATGCTCCGGGCCTCGGGATCGTGTGGGACCGCGACGCCATCAGGAGAGCGCGCGTCTCCTGA
- a CDS encoding X2-like carbohydrate binding domain-containing protein, with product MLLDKLVVTLDSLLSTTSGAFNKADPADVVVDVLRDPGELSDVSVNGEALERGTDYELSGSTVTIRSSFLATLPVGDATLDFAFRGDRHSDVHATTEDGASVSFTFRGTAVSWITAKGPDQGTADVYIDGVKVETVDTHADTRVTGQKVFTADGLRDKEHTITIVKTSGDVLRTDVFEYTVKKVK from the coding sequence ATGCTCCTCGACAAGCTCGTGGTGACGCTCGACAGCCTGCTGAGCACGACCTCGGGCGCGTTCAACAAGGCCGACCCCGCAGATGTCGTCGTCGACGTGCTGCGCGATCCAGGCGAGCTGAGCGACGTCTCCGTGAACGGCGAGGCGCTCGAGCGGGGAACCGACTACGAGCTCAGCGGCAGCACGGTGACCATCAGGTCGTCGTTCCTCGCCACGTTGCCGGTGGGCGACGCCACGCTGGACTTCGCCTTCCGCGGCGACCGCCACAGCGACGTCCATGCGACGACGGAGGACGGCGCCTCGGTGTCGTTCACGTTCCGCGGGACCGCGGTGTCGTGGATCACGGCGAAGGGCCCCGACCAGGGCACCGCCGACGTCTACATCGACGGCGTCAAGGTCGAGACCGTCGACACGCACGCCGACACGCGCGTCACCGGCCAGAAGGTCTTCACGGCCGATGGTCTGCGCGACAAGGAGCACACCATCACGATCGTGAAGACCTCGGGAGACGTGCTGCGCACCGACGTCTTCGAGTACACGGTCAAGAAGGTCAAGTGA
- a CDS encoding helix-turn-helix domain-containing protein has product MNRGPMRKTTPIADVIMHPVRMRIIQQIGARELTTTALRETLPDVSTATLYRHVAALVDAGIVAVVGERKIRGAVERTLALGERMAHVDREELQAMDAEQLRRAFLTYLGQVAERFDESLSSDDARARDYLGFGMTQLHVTTDDLADLQARLGEMLAPYLDPDRQGTRAVTLATILLP; this is encoded by the coding sequence ATGAATCGAGGGCCGATGCGCAAGACGACGCCTATCGCCGATGTGATCATGCATCCCGTGCGGATGCGGATCATCCAGCAGATCGGAGCGCGCGAGCTGACCACGACCGCGCTGCGCGAGACCCTGCCCGACGTCTCGACGGCGACGCTCTACCGTCATGTGGCCGCGCTCGTCGACGCCGGCATCGTCGCGGTGGTCGGGGAGCGGAAGATCCGTGGTGCGGTCGAACGGACGCTCGCCCTCGGAGAGCGGATGGCGCACGTCGATCGCGAAGAACTGCAGGCGATGGACGCCGAGCAGCTGCGTCGAGCCTTCCTCACGTACCTGGGTCAGGTCGCCGAGCGCTTCGATGAGTCACTGTCTTCGGATGACGCGCGGGCGCGGGACTACCTCGGATTCGGCATGACCCAGCTGCACGTCACGACGGACGATCTCGCCGATCTGCAGGCGCGCCTCGGCGAGATGCTCGCCCCGTACCTCGACCCGGACCGGCAGGGCACGAGAGCGGTCACGCTCGCCACGATCTTGTTGCCCTGA
- a CDS encoding CPBP family intramembrane glutamic endopeptidase: MTSLPAHRATGRSVVVDVTWFFAIAIALCFALSVPMVFRLVPTDLYNLITPIMQLTPLLAAIIMWLARRPGTFRETFATGWRGAPKWLGIGIGLIAAIAAIQTAIAVSSGIWPLNPVDEILAASVWIIPVFVMQSVFAIGEEFGWRGWLATRAASWGFWRLALVSGLVWIVWHLPVLAVIGDRPLWDIVIYFAGMLPWAPLLLALRWRSGSVWPAVLTHGAINSIRVFLLQSVPNATDHLLIEVIGWALTLAAAAWLMRKGGAMVVHDR, translated from the coding sequence ATGACATCCCTCCCCGCCCACCGCGCGACCGGACGATCGGTCGTCGTCGACGTCACCTGGTTCTTCGCGATCGCGATCGCGCTGTGCTTCGCGCTCTCGGTGCCGATGGTGTTCCGGCTCGTGCCGACGGATCTCTACAACCTGATCACCCCGATCATGCAGCTGACCCCGTTGCTCGCCGCCATCATCATGTGGCTCGCGCGAAGGCCGGGCACGTTCCGCGAGACCTTCGCCACAGGATGGCGGGGCGCACCGAAGTGGCTCGGGATCGGCATCGGCCTCATAGCCGCGATCGCCGCGATCCAGACGGCCATCGCCGTGTCATCCGGAATCTGGCCGCTGAACCCGGTCGACGAGATCCTGGCCGCGTCGGTGTGGATCATCCCGGTGTTCGTCATGCAGTCGGTCTTCGCGATCGGCGAGGAGTTCGGATGGCGTGGCTGGTTGGCGACTCGTGCGGCATCGTGGGGATTCTGGCGTCTCGCCCTCGTCAGCGGTCTCGTCTGGATCGTCTGGCACCTTCCGGTCCTCGCCGTCATCGGGGATCGGCCCCTCTGGGACATCGTCATCTACTTCGCGGGCATGCTGCCGTGGGCCCCTCTGCTGCTCGCGCTCCGCTGGCGCTCCGGCAGCGTCTGGCCCGCCGTCCTGACGCACGGAGCAATCAACAGCATCCGCGTGTTCCTGCTGCAGTCCGTACCGAACGCCACCGATCATCTGCTCATCGAGGTGATCGGCTGGGCGCTCACGCTCGCCGCCGCCGCGTGGCTGATGCGCAAGGGCGGAGCGATGGTCGTGCACGATCGCTGA
- a CDS encoding MerR family transcriptional regulator: MATADLIERMLAEPHASSASAIDALHTLLDDSTVEETSARLGIAEAAELLGQSPHTLRYYEREGLVRPSRNSSGYREYSAPHLRRLVFLIRMRVSGMTMSDLRHYVQLVERGVETMPERRQMMIDQRDRISRQLEELTLALATTDYKIRSYDGAP, translated from the coding sequence ATGGCGACCGCTGACCTGATCGAACGCATGCTCGCCGAGCCGCACGCGTCATCCGCCTCGGCCATCGACGCCTTGCACACGCTTCTCGACGACTCGACGGTCGAGGAGACCTCTGCGCGCCTCGGAATCGCCGAGGCGGCGGAGCTGCTCGGTCAGTCCCCGCACACGCTCAGATACTACGAGCGGGAAGGGCTCGTGCGTCCCTCCCGGAACTCGTCGGGATACCGCGAGTACTCCGCGCCCCACCTGCGCCGACTCGTCTTCCTCATCCGGATGCGGGTGTCGGGCATGACCATGAGCGACCTGCGTCACTACGTGCAACTAGTCGAGCGCGGCGTGGAGACGATGCCCGAGCGGCGGCAGATGATGATCGATCAGCGAGACCGCATCTCGCGGCAGCTGGAGGAGCTGACGCTCGCACTGGCGACCACCGACTACAAGATCCGCTCCTACGACGGCGCGCCGTGA
- a CDS encoding MarR family winged helix-turn-helix transcriptional regulator → MTDGSARRSAAIARQGEAMQEFMARAVLFQDAVARSVGLNGTDLQAVGLLMSSGPATPGELAARTGLTAGGAVTAMIDRLERAGYVTRTRDDADRRRVIVTANPEPVLAGVGPVYARVAQRWNEYLATLTDEQIEFAGDLLAEAAEINREQIEALRGTGRG, encoded by the coding sequence ATGACCGACGGATCTGCGCGCCGTTCTGCCGCGATCGCGCGTCAGGGTGAGGCGATGCAGGAGTTCATGGCGCGCGCGGTGCTGTTCCAAGACGCCGTCGCCCGGTCGGTCGGCCTCAACGGCACCGACCTGCAGGCTGTGGGGCTTCTCATGAGCTCCGGGCCGGCGACGCCCGGCGAACTCGCCGCACGAACCGGCCTCACCGCCGGTGGAGCCGTCACCGCCATGATCGATCGGCTCGAACGCGCCGGGTATGTCACCCGCACGCGGGACGACGCCGATCGTCGGCGTGTGATCGTCACGGCCAACCCCGAACCGGTCCTCGCGGGCGTCGGCCCGGTCTACGCCAGGGTCGCGCAACGCTGGAACGAGTATCTCGCCACGCTCACCGACGAACAGATCGAGTTCGCGGGCGACCTGCTGGCCGAGGCCGCCGAGATCAACCGCGAACAGATCGAGGCGCTCCGCGGGACCGGGCGGGGCTGA
- a CDS encoding ABC transporter permease, with translation MIALIHAEIRRLFATRLVWWALVTAALCGGVLPGLLAVIGPENANPPLPGLDTAAGVEMLLSLTSVLLFIPALIGTVAVTSEYRHRTIGTTFLLAPRRVGVVLAKLAVYALLGLSYGVIASTSAAASVAGGAALRGETLGMPWSDLAPLLVRLALAAAIYMIIGVAIGALARHQLIAIGVTLGYFYVIEYVLMLIPGVNRIYPYLPGGATSALTDFTFLRDALSAELPAAAPPAGLSALGGGLVLLAYAAAAIVVAVVVPLRRDLR, from the coding sequence ATGATCGCCCTCATCCACGCAGAGATCCGCCGACTGTTCGCCACCCGTCTGGTCTGGTGGGCTCTCGTCACCGCAGCTCTGTGCGGCGGCGTCCTGCCCGGCCTCCTCGCCGTCATCGGTCCCGAGAACGCCAATCCTCCCCTGCCGGGGCTCGACACCGCCGCGGGCGTGGAGATGCTGCTGAGCCTCACCTCCGTGCTCCTGTTCATCCCGGCGCTGATCGGCACGGTGGCAGTCACCTCGGAGTACCGGCACCGCACGATCGGCACGACCTTCCTTCTCGCCCCTCGCCGTGTGGGTGTCGTGCTCGCCAAGCTGGCGGTCTACGCGCTGCTCGGCCTCAGCTACGGCGTCATCGCGTCGACGTCTGCGGCCGCGTCCGTCGCCGGCGGTGCGGCGCTCCGCGGTGAGACTCTGGGGATGCCGTGGAGCGATCTCGCCCCCCTCCTCGTCCGGCTCGCGCTCGCGGCCGCGATCTACATGATCATCGGCGTCGCGATCGGCGCCCTCGCCCGTCACCAGCTGATCGCGATCGGCGTCACACTCGGGTACTTCTACGTGATCGAGTACGTGCTCATGCTCATCCCGGGAGTGAACCGGATCTACCCGTACCTGCCGGGCGGCGCGACCTCCGCCCTGACCGACTTCACGTTCCTCCGCGACGCGCTCTCGGCCGAACTCCCCGCGGCGGCACCGCCCGCAGGCCTCAGCGCACTCGGTGGAGGCCTCGTCCTCCTGGCGTACGCCGCAGCGGCCATCGTCGTGGCCGTCGTCGTTCCCCTGCGGCGCGACCTCCGCTGA
- a CDS encoding SDR family NAD(P)-dependent oxidoreductase, with product MDTAQRHKTWLITGAGSGLGRALAEASLEAGDQVVGTGRRPERMDDLASHYPDRFSAVAHDVRDTEGAAAVVAHSVARFGGVDVLVNNAGVGQVGAAEEVTGDELRDMLDQHLFGPAAFVRAVLPGMREAGSGAIVQMSSQGGRMSFPAVGSYSAGKFALEGWSEALAGEVAPFGIRVLIVEPSRFRTRFNAGDVLRSATQNTAYDGVIAAVRADMAGADGQQEGDPVRAASIIRRVLQEPDAPLRLALGAEAVRNLTTAHDRSLAEIRKWAELSASADFPGQGPAARAF from the coding sequence ATGGACACAGCACAGCGACACAAGACATGGCTCATCACCGGGGCCGGCTCGGGACTGGGACGAGCCCTGGCAGAGGCCTCGCTCGAGGCGGGGGATCAGGTCGTCGGCACGGGCCGTCGTCCGGAGCGGATGGATGATCTCGCTTCGCACTACCCCGACCGCTTCTCCGCTGTCGCACACGACGTGCGTGACACGGAGGGAGCGGCGGCGGTCGTGGCGCATTCGGTCGCCCGGTTCGGCGGCGTGGACGTCCTGGTCAACAACGCGGGAGTCGGCCAGGTCGGCGCCGCGGAAGAGGTCACCGGCGATGAGCTGCGAGACATGCTCGATCAGCACCTGTTCGGTCCCGCCGCCTTCGTGAGAGCCGTCCTCCCCGGGATGCGCGAGGCGGGATCCGGCGCCATCGTGCAGATGAGCAGCCAGGGTGGGCGCATGTCGTTCCCCGCTGTCGGCAGCTACTCCGCCGGGAAGTTCGCGCTGGAAGGATGGTCGGAAGCTCTGGCGGGTGAAGTCGCGCCGTTCGGCATCCGGGTGCTGATCGTCGAGCCGAGCCGCTTTCGCACGCGGTTCAACGCGGGCGACGTGCTTCGCTCGGCCACGCAGAACACCGCGTACGACGGGGTCATCGCGGCCGTGCGCGCCGACATGGCGGGCGCCGACGGACAGCAGGAGGGCGATCCGGTCAGGGCTGCCTCGATCATCCGGCGGGTTCTTCAGGAGCCCGATGCGCCGCTGCGGCTCGCGCTCGGGGCCGAAGCCGTGAGGAATCTCACGACCGCCCACGATCGGAGTCTCGCCGAGATCCGGAAATGGGCCGAACTCAGCGCATCCGCTGACTTCCCCGGTCAGGGCCCCGCTGCCCGGGCGTTCTGA
- a CDS encoding ABC transporter ATP-binding protein, which yields MNPAPTDANAVRIEVRRISKRFGDVTAVDDITFRAEPGRVTGFLGPNGAGKSTTLRMLLGLTRPDSGDALLGGIRYRDLPRPAHTVGAVLDIAGAHPAMTARAHLGVSAALAGIRGHRIDEVAEITGIAGFLDRRIRGFSTGMRQRLAIANALIGDPQVLVLDEPSNGLDPAGIAWLRSFLRDFASRGGTVLLSSHVLSELEQCIDELALIDRGRIAWAGPLADFVADGGTLEDAFLRATRHPEPATPSLEHTS from the coding sequence ATGAACCCTGCCCCCACCGACGCGAATGCCGTGCGGATCGAGGTGCGCAGAATCTCGAAGCGGTTCGGCGACGTGACGGCCGTCGACGACATCACGTTCCGGGCCGAGCCCGGCCGGGTCACCGGGTTTCTGGGACCCAACGGCGCCGGCAAATCGACGACCCTCCGCATGCTGCTCGGACTCACCAGACCCGACTCCGGCGACGCCCTCCTCGGCGGGATCCGCTACCGCGACCTGCCCAGGCCTGCCCACACGGTCGGCGCGGTCCTCGACATCGCAGGAGCACACCCGGCGATGACGGCCAGGGCGCACCTCGGTGTCAGCGCCGCCCTCGCCGGCATCCGCGGTCACCGCATCGACGAGGTGGCGGAGATCACGGGCATCGCCGGATTCCTCGACCGCCGCATCCGCGGGTTCTCGACGGGCATGCGGCAGCGCCTCGCAATCGCGAACGCCCTGATCGGCGACCCGCAGGTGCTCGTCCTCGATGAACCGTCCAACGGCCTCGACCCAGCGGGGATCGCCTGGCTGCGCTCCTTCCTCCGCGATTTCGCCAGCCGCGGAGGCACCGTCCTGCTGTCGAGTCACGTGCTGTCCGAGTTGGAGCAGTGCATCGACGAACTGGCTCTCATCGATCGGGGCCGCATCGCCTGGGCAGGCCCACTCGCCGACTTCGTCGCCGACGGCGGAACCCTGGAAGACGCCTTCCTCCGCGCCACTCGACACCCCGAACCCGCCACCCCTTCGCTGGAGCACACGTCATGA
- a CDS encoding MIP/aquaporin family protein, whose amino-acid sequence MTGTARKALAEAIATFLFVLSIIGAVNSGSPLTPLAIGLALAVLIYGTGHISGAHLNPAVSVGVFLRGGLSAIDLVAYIVAQFVGGALAALVSFAVWPAAEKATEIEVGPAFLVEALFTLALVWAVLNSATSKDTDGNSFYGLAIGGTVFVGAVAVGGISGGGFNPAVALGLSISGQFAWSNLWLYILAPVVGAVVAAVLFRVLNTDDAKKIGA is encoded by the coding sequence ATGACCGGGACAGCACGCAAGGCGCTCGCTGAAGCGATCGCCACATTCCTCTTCGTTCTCAGCATCATCGGCGCGGTGAACAGCGGCAGCCCGCTGACGCCGCTCGCGATCGGCCTCGCACTCGCGGTTCTGATCTACGGCACCGGGCACATCTCCGGCGCCCACCTGAACCCGGCCGTCTCGGTCGGCGTCTTCCTCCGCGGCGGTCTCAGCGCCATCGACCTGGTCGCGTACATCGTGGCGCAGTTCGTGGGCGGCGCGCTCGCCGCACTCGTCAGCTTCGCCGTCTGGCCCGCCGCCGAGAAGGCCACGGAGATCGAGGTCGGCCCTGCCTTCCTCGTCGAGGCTCTGTTCACTCTCGCCCTCGTGTGGGCCGTTCTGAACTCCGCCACCTCGAAGGACACCGACGGCAACTCGTTCTACGGGCTCGCGATCGGTGGCACGGTCTTCGTCGGCGCAGTGGCGGTTGGCGGGATCTCGGGCGGCGGCTTCAACCCGGCCGTGGCGCTGGGTCTCTCGATCAGCGGCCAGTTCGCGTGGAGCAACCTGTGGCTCTACATCCTCGCTCCGGTCGTCGGCGCAGTCGTCGCCGCAGTCCTGTTCCGTGTGCTGAACACGGACGACGCCAAGAAGATCGGCGCCTGA
- a CDS encoding FAD-dependent oxidoreductase gives MPTALIIGGGVAGPAAALFLQSAGWAVEIFEARSAPDAFGGLFLNVATNGLAVLETLGLRDRLLADGHLSPYMEIWSGRGRKLGTVPNGPAGEPARGSVVVRREWLNSVLREATDAAGIRFRWDARLERIEQSDAGVTAYLADGTSATGDILIGCDGIGSPTRRWIDPAAPDPDYSGLLSIGGFARVDGLAPTPLTQHMVFGARGFFGYLVRDDGTVYWFANPARAEIDRDEIRAVPDEAWLDELRTMHADDPYPVPQILDAATGAVGVYGIYELPHVPHWHRGRVVTVGDAVHATSPSAGQGASLALEDAAVLAMCLRDEPDHERAFARYESIRRRRAEEVVAYARAISRQKTVTSSKFAVIVRDALLPLFLRGAMRDTRNNHLYNHVVATEGRPLGD, from the coding sequence ATGCCCACAGCGCTCATCATCGGCGGCGGAGTCGCAGGACCCGCCGCCGCCCTCTTCCTGCAGAGCGCGGGCTGGGCGGTCGAGATCTTCGAGGCCAGATCAGCCCCCGATGCGTTCGGCGGACTGTTCCTCAACGTCGCGACGAACGGCCTCGCGGTGCTCGAAACCCTGGGCCTGCGCGATCGCCTCCTCGCCGACGGCCACTTGAGCCCGTACATGGAGATATGGAGCGGACGCGGCCGCAAGCTCGGCACGGTGCCCAACGGCCCCGCCGGAGAGCCGGCACGAGGAAGCGTCGTGGTGCGGCGGGAATGGCTGAACAGCGTCTTGCGCGAGGCGACGGATGCCGCCGGCATCCGCTTCCGATGGGACGCACGTCTCGAACGCATCGAGCAGTCGGATGCAGGCGTCACCGCTTACTTGGCAGACGGCACGAGCGCGACCGGCGACATCCTGATCGGCTGCGACGGCATCGGCTCGCCGACACGACGATGGATCGATCCCGCCGCGCCGGACCCGGACTACAGCGGACTGCTCAGCATCGGCGGGTTCGCCCGGGTCGACGGCCTTGCGCCTACGCCTCTCACGCAGCACATGGTCTTCGGCGCCCGCGGATTCTTCGGCTATCTCGTGCGAGACGACGGCACGGTCTACTGGTTCGCGAATCCCGCCAGGGCCGAGATCGACCGCGACGAGATCCGGGCTGTGCCCGACGAGGCCTGGCTCGACGAGCTCCGCACGATGCACGCCGACGACCCGTACCCCGTGCCGCAGATCCTCGACGCCGCGACCGGCGCGGTGGGCGTCTACGGCATCTACGAGCTGCCCCACGTCCCGCACTGGCATCGCGGTCGGGTCGTAACGGTCGGGGACGCCGTGCACGCGACATCTCCGAGCGCCGGGCAGGGAGCGTCCCTCGCCCTCGAGGACGCGGCAGTCCTCGCCATGTGCCTGCGTGACGAGCCGGATCACGAGCGCGCCTTCGCTCGTTACGAGTCCATCCGCCGCCGCCGGGCGGAGGAAGTGGTCGCCTACGCGCGCGCCATCAGCAGACAGAAGACCGTGACCTCGTCGAAGTTCGCGGTCATCGTGCGCGACGCCCTGCTTCCGCTCTTCCTTCGCGGCGCGATGCGCGACACCCGCAACAATCATCTGTACAACCATGTGGTCGCCACGGAGGGACGGCCTCTCGGCGACTGA